Proteins encoded by one window of Pempheris klunzingeri isolate RE-2024b chromosome 14, fPemKlu1.hap1, whole genome shotgun sequence:
- the vps26bl gene encoding vacuolar protein sorting-associated protein 26B-like, with protein MSFFGFGQSADIDIVLNDAETRKKAEHKSEDGRKDKYFLFYDGETVSGKVNVTLKYPGKRLEHNGIKIEFVGQIELYYDRGNHHEFVSLVKDLARPGELTQSQTFDFEFTHVEKPYESYTGQNVKLRYFLRATVSRRLNDISKELDIVVHTLSTYPELNSSIKMEVGIEDCLHIEFEYNKSKYHLKDVIVGKIYFLLVRIKIRHMEIDIIKRETTGTGPNVYHENDTIAKYEIMDGAPVRGESIPIRLFLAGYEMTPTMRDINKKFSVRYYLNLVLIDEEERRYFKQQEITLWRKGDIVRKSMSHQAVIASQRFEGSSNPERLQTQSSKEES; from the exons ATGAGCTTCTTCGGTTTTGGTCAAAGTGCGGACATTGATATAGTTCTGAATGACGCCGAGACGAGAAAGAAGGCAGAGCATAAGAGCGAAGATGGCAGGAAGGAcaagtattttcttttctacGACGGGGAGACGGTGTCTGGCAAAGTCAACGTTACACTCAAGTACCCGGGAAAGAGGCTGGAGCACAACGGCATCAAGATAGAGTTTGTCGGGCAGATAG AGCTGTACTACGACAGAGGAAACCACCATGAGTTTGTGTCTCTTGTGAAAGACTTGGCTCGGCCAGGGGAGCTCACACAATCGCAGACGTTTGACTTTGAGTTCACACACGTGGAGAAACCCTATGAGTCTTACACCGGTCAGAACGTCAAATTACG ctACTTTCTGAGGGCAACAGTAAGCCGGAGACTGAATGACATCAGCAAAGAGCTGGACATTGTGGTTCACACACTCAGCACTTACCCTGAGCTCAACTCCTCCATCAAGATGGAAGTGGGGATCGAGGACTGTCTACACATAGAGTTCGAGTACAATAAGTCCAA GTATCACCTAAAAGACGTGATTGTAGGGAAGATTTACTTTCTGCTGGTGAGGATTAAGATCAGACATATGGAGATTGACATCATCAAGCGGGAGACCACCGGTACAGGGCCGAACGTTTACCATGAGAACGACACCATAGCAAAGTACGAAATCATGGACGGTGCACCGGTCAGAG GAGAGTCCATCCCCATCAGGCTGTTTCTAGCAGGCTATGAGATGACGCCCACCATGAGGGATATCAACAAGAAGTTTTCAGTGCGCTACTACCTCAACCTGGTCCTCATCGATGAGGAGGAAAGACGCTACTTCAAACAGCAG GAGATCACCCTGTGGAGGAAAGGTGACATAGTGAGGAAGAGTATGTCTCACCAAGCAGTCATTGCTTCCCAGCGCTTCGAAGGCTCCTCCAATCCAGAGAGGTTGCAGACCCAGAGCAGCAAGGAAGAGAGCTAA